In a genomic window of bacterium:
- a CDS encoding MFS transporter has translation MKRSPLLVVFITVFIDLVSFGIVIPLLPFYAQNFGASGVVIGLLLSVFSLMSFVFMPLWGRLSDRYGRRPILLITIGGSFIAYLIFSAAFSLWMLFLSRILAGIANANISVAQAYISDVTTVENRSKGMGMIGAAFGLGFIFGPLISGVFSADYFGDMKYALPGYIAAGLCLLNFISAYFLLPESLHADLRTTQSDKALIDVKALHRALQTPQLGLIILLLFIATVAFSNIYASFPLFIMEEPFKLSTSGMGWFFAEIGVFSVIVQGGLIGRLTKLFGERNLVFGGATMMCMGFIGFPISSALPVGGLISLGFFVALLAVGSSCMTPTIMSLSSQLADPKEQGSILGIIQSFASLARMLGPAIGGVAYDFAGHDMPYYVAFVLMLFSVGIAATLLRRHGSRI, from the coding sequence ATGAAACGTTCTCCTTTGTTAGTGGTTTTTATAACGGTCTTTATTGATCTGGTTAGTTTTGGAATTGTGATTCCTTTACTGCCGTTCTATGCGCAAAATTTCGGTGCCTCCGGCGTGGTCATCGGGCTTCTGCTCAGCGTGTTCTCGCTGATGTCCTTTGTGTTCATGCCGCTGTGGGGAAGGCTGTCGGACCGGTATGGGCGCAGGCCGATACTTTTGATCACTATCGGCGGATCGTTTATTGCCTATTTAATTTTTTCAGCCGCTTTCTCATTGTGGATGCTGTTTCTTTCGCGCATACTTGCCGGTATTGCCAATGCAAATATTTCCGTAGCGCAGGCGTATATCAGCGATGTGACGACCGTCGAGAACCGTTCCAAAGGAATGGGAATGATCGGGGCGGCATTCGGGCTTGGATTTATTTTTGGACCGCTGATCAGCGGCGTGTTTTCAGCCGATTATTTCGGCGATATGAAATACGCCTTGCCGGGATATATCGCCGCCGGATTGTGTTTGCTCAATTTTATTTCCGCCTATTTTTTATTACCGGAATCCTTGCACGCCGATCTGAGAACGACTCAATCAGATAAAGCGCTGATTGACGTCAAAGCGTTACACAGAGCCCTGCAGACGCCGCAATTAGGGTTGATCATCTTGTTGCTTTTTATTGCGACGGTTGCGTTTTCGAACATATATGCGTCGTTCCCTCTTTTTATCATGGAAGAACCTTTTAAATTATCGACATCGGGCATGGGATGGTTTTTTGCGGAAATAGGTGTTTTCAGCGTGATCGTGCAAGGCGGATTGATCGGCAGATTAACGAAATTATTTGGCGAGCGAAACCTGGTTTTTGGCGGCGCGACGATGATGTGTATGGGGTTTATCGGGTTTCCGATTTCGTCGGCATTGCCTGTTGGCGGACTGATCTCGCTCGGCTTTTTCGTTGCGCTCTTAGCAGTAGGGAGCAGTTGTATGACGCCGACGATCATGAGCCTGAGTTCGCAGTTAGCCGATCCAAAGGAACAAGGTTCCATTCTCGGTATCATCCAGAGTTTTGCCAGTCTCGCGCGAATGCTTGGCCCGGCGATCGGGGGTGTGGCG